The Setaria italica strain Yugu1 chromosome IX, Setaria_italica_v2.0, whole genome shotgun sequence genome has a window encoding:
- the LOC101777554 gene encoding uncharacterized protein LOC101777554, giving the protein MPNDAPSQSIHSAKDALDALAGILGGALPGSVAAADDPAAALLNDPDVASAVTGRLRGAGSGAGNDTLCRWLYDVFRANVPELQLTVLRFVPTLAGVYMCRAVSRKLLAGFEAVLLTLYAHATAQRGGAGEAETVSLPNLANSSPYHDAKVPPKAKPAKLDVAVLSPPLEPHGTMRATRRAHIVGAILELYHGKLSRMPLSSKMDLCEFCIAWAGTHSKADGDDKLCLLPATDAAANAEKWRRVPLPWELFQPAVRIVAHCLLGPSRSEELKAQATRTAECLYWRAIETMDAPALLATRSLMRLSQMVEEPIPEPSFSGAIENMAELEAMRANILNTKN; this is encoded by the coding sequence ATGCCGAACGACGCGCCGTCGCAGTCCATCCACAGCGCAAAGGATGCCCTGGATGCCCTCGCGGGCATCCTTGGCGGCGCGCTCCCAGGCTCCGTCGCCGCGGCCGATGACCCCGCCGCAGCGCTCCTCAATGACCCCGACGTCGCGAGTGCCGTGACGGGGCGCCTCCGCGGGGCCGGATCGGGCGCCGGGAATGACACCCTCTGCCGATGGCTCTACGACGTGTTCCGCGCCAATGTCCCCGAGCTCCAGCTCACGGTGCTGCGCTTCGTGCCCACGCTGGCGGGGGTGTACATGTGCCGCGCCGTGTCCCGGAAGCTGCTAGCCGGGTTTGAGGCCGTGCTCCTCACGCTGTACGCGCACGCCACGGCGcaacgcggcggcgccggtgaggcCGAGACCGTGTCGCTCCCGAACCTAGCGAACTCAAGCCCGTACCACGACGCCAAGGTGCCGCCCAAGGCCAAGCCTGCCAAGCTCGACGTCGCGGTGCTCTCCCCGCCGCTCGAGCCGCACGGCACCATGCGCGCCACGCGGCGCGCCCACATCGTCGGCGCCATCCTCGAGCTCTACCACGGCAAGCTCTCACGCATGCCGCTCTCCTCCAAGATGGACTTGTGCGAGTTCTGCATCGCCTGGGCAGGGACGCACAGCAAGGCGGACGGCGACGATAAGCTGTGCCTCCTGCCGGCCACGGACGCTGCCGCCAATGCGGAGAAATGGCGGCGCGTGCCGCTGCCGTGGGAGCTCTTCCAGCCGGCGGTGCGGATCGTGGCGCACTGCCTGCTGGGCCCGTCGCGCTCCGAGGAGCTGAAGGCGCAGGCCACCCGCACGGCGGAGTGCCTGTACTGGAGGGCCATCGAGACGATGGATGCGCCCGCATTGCTAGCCACCAGGAGCCTTATGAGGCTGTCACAGATGGTGGAGGAGCCAATCCCGGAGCCGTCTTTCTCTGGCGCCATCGAGAACATGGCGGAGCTGGAGGCCATGAGGGCCAACATCCTTAACACGAAGAACTAG